In a genomic window of Myotis daubentonii chromosome X, mMyoDau2.1, whole genome shotgun sequence:
- the LOC132223706 gene encoding melanoma-associated antigen B1-like, with translation MPRGKKSKHRRVKRQQDLGDNTQSLKCAEATAEEIEVPLSSPPNDDSPPSFPAPGPSEEPQGATATSSLEAGVSCPKSVVSAKRQGQECTRSSKAVPSALRARRDPLSRVVSKVVQFVLEKLSKKEPIIQNALLRIVKRKYKEQFPEILRRVFERMDLVFGLDFKDVNPSNHTYAFFNKQGLRVEGDLSSDEVVPKTGFLMVLLGVIFMNGNLATEEEIWKCLKVYGVHPGKKHLIFGEPREFITKDLVEQHYIEYRQVPNSNPSRNLFLWGPRAHADIGKMKVLDVLARIYNKLPTAFPNLYEEALRDEEDKAWFRAAAMVGSFSKHRLCSKSKFCTCSHN, from the coding sequence ATGCCTCGGGGAAAGAAGAGCAAGCACAGAAGAGTGAAACGCCAACAGGACCTGGGTGACAACACTCAGAGTCTCAAGTGTGCTGAGGCCACAGCAGAGGAGATTGAAgtgcccctctcctctcctcccaatGATGATTCTCCCCCGAGCTTCCCTGCACCTGGCCCATCCGAAGAGCCCCAGGGAGCCACAGCCACTAGCTCTCTTGAGGCAGGTGTCTCATGCCCAAAATCTGTTGTCAGTGCCAAGCGCCAAGGTCAGGAATGTACCCGTTCCTCCAAGGCAGTACCTTCTGCTCTGCGGGCTCGCAGAGATCCACTAAGCAGGGTGGTTAGCAAGGTGGTGCAGTTCGTGTTGGAGAAGCTGAGTAAGAAGGAGCCCATCATTCAGAACGCACTGCTGAGGATTGTCAAAAGGAAGTACAAGGAGCAGTTCCCTGAGATCCTCAGGAGAGTCTTTGAGCGCATGGATCTGGTCTTTGGCCTTGACTTCAAGGACGTCAACCCCAGCAATCACACCTATGCCTTTTTCAACAAGCAGGGCCTCCGGGTTGAGGGAGACCTGAGCAGTGATGAGGTAGTGCCCAAGACCGGGTTCCTGATGGTGCTCCTGGGCGTGATCTTCATGAATGGCAACCTCGCCACTGAAGAGGAGATCTGGAAGTGCCTCAAAGTGTACGGGGTCCACCCTGGGAAGAAGCATCTCATCTTTGGGGAGCCCAGGGAATTCATCACCAAGGATCTGGTTGAGCAACATTATATCGAGTACCGCCAGGTTCCCAACAGTAATCCTTCACGCAACCTGTTCCTGTGGGGCCCAAGAGCCCATGCTGATATTGGCAAGATGAAAGTGCTGGACGTGCTGGCCAGGATCTACAATAAGCTCCCCACTGCCTTCCCAAACCTGTATGAGGAGGCCTTGAGAGATGAGGAAGACAAAGCATGGTTTAGAGCCGCAGCCATGGTTGGCTCTTTTTCCAAGCACAGGCTTTGTTCCAAGTCCAAGTTCTGCACCTGCTCCCACAACTAG